A single window of Solea solea chromosome 9, fSolSol10.1, whole genome shotgun sequence DNA harbors:
- the LOC131465162 gene encoding transmembrane protein 125, producing MPELHNFPPVRENSVPELGLNEPANPAQIQHSILEEQVELWWFRDPGKSLLCYCVSVLLILGCGLGGVGLLSTTTSVSSEWRLGVGTALCLLALGVLLKQLLSSAVQDMNCIRSRQRIDMLKSGGLSDLLVVFITGLSLLICGGVLLHLALANHMPKPGQALNDMYISGVVLLAGGGAAVVGVGIYSVVIILLERTRHGRRLVDRVWNIFTVSGRMEHQARRETTSSLANLI from the coding sequence ATGCCTGAACTGCATAACTTTCCCCCCGTGAGAGAGAACAGTGTCCCTGAACTGGGTTTAAATGAACCGGCAAACCCAGCTCAGATTCAGCACAGCATCCTGGAGGAGCAGGTGGAGCTGTGGTGGTTCAGGGATCCCGGGAAGTCCCTGCTCTgctactgtgtgtctgtgcttctcATCCTGGGCTGTGGGCTGGGCGGAGTTGGACTTCTCTCCACCACCACGAGTGTCTCGAGTGAATGGCGGCTGGGCGTGGGCACGGCCCTCTGCCTGCTCGCCCTGGGAGTCCTGCTCAAACAGCTGCTGAGCTCGGCCGTGCAGGACATGAACTGCATTCGGAGCCGGCAGCGAATTGACATGCTAAAAAGCGGCGGTTTATCCGACCTCCTTGTGGTTTTCATTACTGGCCTGTCACTGTTAATTTGTGGAGGGGTCCTGCTGCATCTGGCCCTGGCTAACCACATGCCCAAGCCCGGTCAAGCCCTTAATGACATGTACATCTCTGGAGTGGTTTTGCTGGCAGGAGGGGGGGCCGCAGTCGTGGGTGTCGGGATTTACTCCGTTGTGATTATCCTGCTGGAGAGAACGAGACACGGACGGCGGTTGGTGGACCGGGTTTGGAATATTTTCACCGTTTCCGGGCGCATGGAGCACCAGGCTCGCAGAGAGACTACGTCCAGTCTGGCTAATCTCATATGA
- the ap1m3 gene encoding adaptor related protein complex 1 subunit mu 3 yields MSASAIFILDLKGKVLICRNYMGNMDMNEIDHFMPILMKREEEAEMSPVVCHGSSHFMWIKHSNLYLVAMTKKNSNAALVYSFLYKIVQVFTEYFKELEEESIRDNFVTVYELMDEVMDFGFPQTTDSQILQEYITQQGHKLEVGAPRPPATVTNAVSWRSEGIKYRKNEVFMDVIESVNLLVSANGSVLRSEILGSIKLKVVLSGMPELRLGLNDKVLFEITGREKSKTVELEDVKFHQCVRLSRFENDRTISFVPPDGESELMSYRLNTTVKPLIWIESVIEKYSHSRVEIKVKARSQFKSRSTANNVAIMVPVPSDADSPKFKTSTGSAKWVPEKSVVQWNIKSFPGGKEYIMRAHFGLPSVESEELEGKRPITVNFEIPYFTVSGIQVRYLKIIEKSGYQALPWVRYITQSGDYQLRTN; encoded by the exons GTGCTGATCTGCCGTAACTACATGGGGAACATGGACATGAACGAGATTGACCACTTCATGCCCATTCTGatgaagagggaggaagaggctGAGATGTCACCGGTGGTCTGCCATGGCTCTTCACACTTTATGTGGATCAAACACAGCAACCTTTATT TGGTGGCGATGACCAAGAAGAATTCCAACGCTGCTCTTGTGTACTCTTTTCTTTACAAAATAGTCCAG GTGTTTACGGAATATTTcaaagagctggaggaggagagcatCCGCGACAACTTTGTGACTGTGTACGAGCTGATGGACGAGGTCATGGACTTTGGCTTTCCTCAGACAACTGACAGCCAGATCCTACAAGA GTACATCACACAGCAGGGTCATAAATTAGAGGTCGGTGCTCCTCGACCTCCTGCCACCGTCACTAACGCAGTGTCCTGGCGGTCAGAGGGCATCAAGTACAGGAAGAACGAAGTTTTCATGGACGTCATTGAGTCTGTAAATCTACTG GTGAGTGCCAACGGCAGCGTCCTGCGCAGTGAAATACTGGGCAGCATTAAGCTCAAAGTCGTCCTGTCGGGGATGCCTGAACTCAGACTGGGCCTCAATGACAAAGTGCTGTTTGAAATCACAGGCA gagagaAGAGTAAGACAGTGGAGCTGGAGGACGTGAAGTTTCACCAGTGTGTCCGCCTGTCACGTTTCGAGAATGACCGCACCATTTCCTTCGTCCCACCTGATGGCGAGAGTGAGCTCATGTCCTACCGCCTTAACACTACA gTGAAGCCTCTCATATGGATCGAGAGTGTGATTGAGAAGTATTCACACAGTCGTGTGGAGATCAAGGTGAAG GCTCGCAGTCAGTTTAAGAGTCGGTCCACAGCCAACAATGTGGCCATTATGGTTCCAGTGCCCAGTGATGCTGATTCACCCAAGTTCAAGACCAGCACGGGCAGCGCCAAGTGGGTTCCTGAGAAGAGCGTTGTGCAGTGGAACATCAAGTCTTTCCCT GGTGGTAAAGAGTACATCATGCGGGCACACTTTGGGCTGCCCAGTGTGGAGAGCGAGGAACTGGAAGGGAAGCGGCCAATCACAGTCAACTTTGAAATCCCctatttcactgtgtctggaaTTCAG GTGCGATACCTAAAGATCATAGAGAAGAGCGGTTACCAGGCATTACCATGGGTGCGCTACATTACACAAAGTGGAG ATTACCAGCTCCGGACAAACTAA